A single region of the Brassica rapa cultivar Chiifu-401-42 chromosome A03, CAAS_Brap_v3.01, whole genome shotgun sequence genome encodes:
- the LOC103859204 gene encoding callose synthase 9 has product MSRAESSWKRLVNAALQRDRAGGGAGGGTGQGSLMDYVPSSLPNNRDIDAILRAADELQNEDPSIARILCEHAYSLAQNLDPKSEGRGVLQFKTGLMSVVKQKLAKREVGTIDRTQDSKRLQDFYRLYREKNNVDTLKKEEMQLRESGVLTGELERKTVKRKRLFATLKILGNVLEKVAKEIPDELKHVIDSDAAISEDTIAYNIIPLEAHVTTNAITAFPEVKAAVAALKYFRGLPNLPANFPIPATRNADMLDFLHYIFGFQKDSVSNQREHIVLLLANEQSRLNIPEEMEPKLDDAAVHKVFLKSLDNYIKWCDYLGIKPAWSNLERISGEKKLLFVSLYFLIWGEAANIRFLPECLCYIFHHMIVEMNEILRQQVSRPAVSCMPVDSHGGSDVGVSFLDHVIAPLYEVVSAEAFHNENGRAPHSEWRNYDDFNEYFWSLRSFELGWPWRTSSSFFQKPIRRRKYEFEAGRDKHRGKTSFVEHRTFLRLYHSFHRLWIFLAIMFQALAIIAFNKNSIISTKTLRQILSLGPTYVVMKFSESLLDVIMMYGAFSTTRRLAVLRIFLRLIWFSLACVFICFLYVKMLQEDTKPIYNSVMFKVYGLVIAIYGGIQFLFTILMHIQICRNIASKCDRWAVIRFVEGMRQERHYVGRDMYERMSDFIKYFLFWLVVLSAKFSFAYFLQIAPLVDPTRMIMKQDNIQYSWHEFVSIKNYNALTVASLWAPVVAIYLLDIHIFYTIASAFFGFLLGARDRLGEIRSLEAIHKQFEEFPGAFMKALHVPVTNRTFDPSHQAVDKNIVDATHFAPFWNQIIKCLREEDYITDLEMELLLMPKKSGRLQLVQWPLFLLSSKILLAKEIAAESNSQEEIVERITRDGYMKYAVEEVYHALKLVLTETLEAEGRMWVERIYEDIDASIKNRKIHNDFQLNKLSLVITRVAALLGILKENETPEHAKGAIKALQDLYDVIRLDVLNVNMRGQYEMWNNLTQAWNEGRLFTELKWPKDPELKALVRRLYSLFTVKDSAAHVPRNLEARRRLQFFTNSLFMDVPPPKSVDKMLSFSVFTPYYSEVVLYSMAELTKRNEDGISILFYLQKIYPDEWKNFLARIGQDENALEGDLRNERDILELRFWASYRGQTLARTVRGMMYYRKALMLQSYLERKAGRDGGESTLFGNNMTDAEGFELSPKARAQADLKFTYVVTCQIYGRQKEDKKPEAVDIALLMQRNEALRIAYIDVVDTPKDGISHTEYYSKLVKADINGKDKEIYSIRLPGDPKLGEGKPENQNHAIVFTRGNALQTIDMNQDNYFEEALKMRNLLEEFNRDHGIRPPTILGVREHVFTGSVSSLASFMSNQETSFVTLGQRVLAKPLKIRMHYGHPDVFDRVFHITRGGISKASRVINISEDIFAGFNSTLRQGNITHHEYIQVGKGRDVGLNQIALFEGKVAGGNGEQVLSRDVYRLGQLLDFFRMLSFYFTTVGFYFSTMLTVLTLYIFLYGRAYLALSGVGDTLRERAISLDDTALSAALNAQFLFQIGVFTAVPMILGFILEQGFLKAIVSFTTMQFQLCTVFFTFSLGTRTHYFGRTILHGGARYQATGRGFVVKHITFSENYRLYSRSHFVKGLEVILLLVVYLAYGNDKAGAVSYILLTVSSWFLAGSWLFAPFLFNPAGFEWQKVVVDFTEWTNWLFYRGGIGVKGSESWEAWWEEELSHIRTLSGRIMETILSLRFFVFQYGIVYKLKLQGSDTSFSIYGWSWAALAIFFFLFKVFTFSRKISVSFQLVLRLAQGITFLVALAVVTVGVVLTDLSVTDIFATVLALIPTGWGILSIACAWKPIIKRIGMWKSIRSLARLYDAGMGMLIFLPVAFCSWFPFLSTFQTRMMFNQAFSRGLEISLILAGNHPNSDL; this is encoded by the exons ATGTCTCGAGCGGAGTCGTCATGGAAGCGGCTCGTAAACGCTGCGTTACAAAGGGATAGAGCAGGAGGAGGAGCTGGTGGTGGTACTGGTCAGGGCAGCCTTATGGATTATGTTCCTTCATCTCTACCGAACAACAGGGACATAGATGCTATTTTGAGAGCTGCTGATGAACTCCAAAATGAAGACCCCAGCATTGCTAGGATCT TATGTGAGCATGCTTACTCGCTAGCACAAAATCTTGACCCTAAGAGTGAAGGCAGAGGTGTTTTGCAATTTAAAACCGGATTGATGTCTGTTGTTAAG CAAAAGTTAGCAAAAAGAGAGGTTGGGACCATAGACAGAACTCAAGATAGTAAACGACTGCAAGATTTCTACAGGCTGTACAGAGAAAAGAACAACGTTGACACTTTAAAGAAGGAGGAGATGCAGCTCCGTGAGTCAGGGGTTCTCACTGGCGA GCTGGAGCGGAAAACAGTAAAAAGGAAAAGATTGTTTGCCACCCTTAAAATTCTTGGAAATGTGTTGGAGAAGGTTGCAAAAGAGATCCCTGATGAG CTGAAGCATGTTATTGATTCTGATGCTGCAATTAGCGAGGACACAATTGCTTACAACATTATTCCTCTTGAGGCTCATGTCACCACAAATGCCATTACGGCTTTCCCTGAG GTGAAAGCGGCAGTTGCAGCGTTGAAGTATTTTCGAGGCCTGCCAAATTTGCCGGCTAATTTTCCCATTCCTGCGACAAGGAATGCTGATATGCTTGATTTTCTCCACTATATATTTGGGTTTCAG AAAGACAGTGTTTCCAATCAGCGTGAACATATAGTTCTTCTTCTTGCTAATGAGCAATCCCGCCTTAATATTCCTGAAGAAATGGAACCT AAACTGGATGACGCTGCAGTGCATAAGGTGTTTCTGAAGTCCCTAGACAACTACATTAAGTGGTGTGATTACCTAGGCATTAAACCTGCATGGAGCAA CTTAGAGAGAATCAGTGGAGAAAAGAAACTACTATTCGTCTCTTTGTATTTCCTGATTTGGGGTGAAGCTGCTAACATACGGTTTCTTCCAGAATGTTTGTGCTACATATTCCACCAC ATGATAGTAGAAATGAACGAGATCTTACGCCAGCAAGTTTCTCGCCCTGCTGTGAGTTGTATGCCAGTCGATAGTCATGGCGGTTCTGACGTTGGTGTATCATTTCTTGATCATGTCATTGCTCCACTGTATGAAGTTGTATCAGCG GAAGCTTTTCACAATGAGAATGGCCGAGCACCTCATTCAGAGTGGAGAAACTATGACGACTTTAATGAGTATTTTTG GTCGCTTCGCTCATTCGAGCTTGGTTGGCCTTGGAGAACGAGTTCATCTTTTTTTCAGAAACCTATACGGAGACGAAAG TACGAGTTTGAAGCCGGTAGGGATAAACATCGAGGAAAGACTTCCTTCGTTGAGCATCGAACATTTTTGCGTCTTTACCACAGCTTCCATCGGCTATGGATATTCCTCGCTATAATGTTTCAG GCACTAGCCATAATTGCGTTCAATAAAAATAGCATTATCTCCACGAAGACTTTGCGTCAAATTCTCAGCCTGGGTCCGACTTACGTTGTGATGAAATTTTCTGAGA GTCTTCTGGATGTCATCATGATGTATGGTGCTTTTTCTACTACAAGACGGCTAGCTGTTTTACGCATTTTCCTCCGTCTCATTTGGTTTAGCCTTGCTTGCGTGTTCATATGCTTCCTCTATGT GAAAATGCTTCAAGAAGAtaccaaaccaatttataatTCAGTCATGTTCAAGGTTTATGGGCTTGTCATAGCCATCTATGGCGGTATTCAGTTCCTTTTTACCATCTTGATGCATATCCAAATTTGTCGCAACATTGCTAGTAAATGTGATCGGTGGGCTGTGATTCGATTCGTTGAGGGGATGCGACAG GAAAGACACTATGTTGGCCGTGACATGTATGAAAGGATGTCTGATTTTATAAA GTATTTTCTGTTTTGGCTTGTCGTTCTGTCTGCAAAGTTCTCCTTTGCGTACTTTCTTCAG ATTGCGCCGCTTGTTGATCCAACAAGGATGATAATGAAACAGGATAATATCCAATACTCCTGGCATGAGTTTGTGTCAATAA AAAACTATAATGCTCTGACTGTTGCCAGTTTATGGGCTCCTGTGGTCGCT ATTTACCTGTTAGACATCCATATATTCTACACCATTGCCTCTGCTTTTTTCGGTTTCTTGCTCGGTGCGAGAGATCGTTTGGGAGAG ATAAGATCTTTGGAAGCAATTCACAAACAATTTGAGGAGTTTCCAGGGGCTTTTATGAAGGCTCTTCATGTTCCTGTTACCAACCG GACGTTTGATCCTTCTCATCAG GCTGTGGATAAGAATATAGTAGATGCAACACACTTTGCTCCATTTTGGAACCAAATAATAAAATGTCTACGAGAGGAAGACTACATCACTGATCT TGAGATGGAATTGCTCCTGATGCCCAAGAAATCTGGTAGGCTTCAATTGGTTCAATGGccactttttcttctttccaGCAAG ATATTGTTGGCCAAAGAGATTGCCGCTGAGAGTAATTCGCAAGAGGAGATTGTGGAGAGGATCACAAGGGATGGCTACATGAAGTATGCTGTTGAGGAAGTCTATCACGCTTTAAAACTTGTCCTAACAGAAACTCTGGAAGCTGAAGGGAGGATGTG GGTGGAAAGAATCTACGAAGACATCGATGCCAGCATAAAGAATAGAAAGATACATAATGATTTTCAGCTGAACAAACTCTCCCTTGTTATCACGAGAGTGGCTGCACTCTTGGGAATCCTG aaagaaaatgaaacacCTGAGCATGCGAAAGGGGCTATAAAGGCACTTCAGGATCTATACGATGTTATACGGCTTGACGTATTAAATGTTAATATGAG GGGTCAGTATGAAATGTGGAACAACTTAACTCAAGCCTGGAACGAAGGTCGGCTTTTTACAGAATTGAAATGGCCTAAAGATCCAGAGCTG AAAGCTCTTGTCAGAAGATTGTACTCTCTGTTTACTGTCAAAGATTCTGCAGCGCATGTTCCTAGAAACCTTGAGGCCAGACGTAGACTGCAATTCTTCACCAATTCCCTTTTCATGGATGTGCCACCACCAAAGTCTGTTGACAAGATGTTATCCTTCAG TGTCTTCACTCCATATTATTCTGAGGTTGTGCTATACAGCATGGCTGAACTCACTAAGAGAAATGAGGACGGGATATCAATATTGTTTTACCTTCAGAAAATATATCCAG ATGAGTGGAAAAATTTTCTTGCACGAATAGGACAAGATGAAAATGCGTTAGAAGGCGATCTACGTAATGAGAGAGACATACTTGAACTTCGATTTTGGGCTTCCTACCGTGGACAAACGTTAGCTAGAACAG TTCGGGGGATGATGTATTATAGGAAAGCTCTCATGCTTCAGTCTTATTTGGAAAGAAAAGCTGGCAGAG ACGGTGGGGAGTCCACTCTTTTTGGTAATAACATGACGGATGCTGAAGGATTTGAGTTATCTCCTAAAGCAAGGGCCCAAGCAGATCTTAAGTTTACATATGTTGTCACATGCCAAATATATGGAAGACAGAAGGAAGATAAAAAACCTGAAGCTGTTGACATTGCATTGCTAATGCAAAG AAATGAAGCCCTTCGAATCGCTTATATCGATGTTGTTGATACCCCCAAAGATGGTATATCTCATACGGAATATTATTCAAAGCTTGTGAAGGCCGACATCAATGGAAAGGATAAG GAAATTTATTCCATAAGGTTGCCTGGGGACCCGAAACTTGGAGAAGGCAAACCTGAGAATCAAAACCATGCCATTGTGTTTACTCGTGGAAATGCACTTCAAACCATTGATATGAATCAG GATAATTACTTTGAAGAAGCTTTGAAGATGAGAAATCTTTTGGAGGAATTTAACCGGGACCATGGAATTCGACCACCCACCATTCTTGGAGTCAGAGAACATGTATTTACTGGAAG TGTCTCCTCCTTGGCCTCTTTCATGTCCAATCAAGAAACTAGCTTTGTAACTCTTGGTCAAAGAGTATTGGCGAAACCCCTCAA GATCCGCATGCATTATGGTCATCCAGATGTCTTTGACAGAGTTTTCCATATTACTCGTGGTGGTATCAGCAAGGCCTCTCGGGTCATCAACATTAGTGAAGATATTTTTGCTG GTTTTAACTCAACTCTACGTCAAGGAAATATTACTCACCATGAGTATATTCAG GTGGGCAAAGGGAGAGATGTGGGGCTCAATCAAATAGCTCTGTTTGAAGGGAAGGTTGCTGGTGGAAATGGTGAACAAGTTCTTAGTCGGGATGTATACAGACTTGGCCAGCTACTTGATTTCTTCAGAATGTTGTCATTCTACTTCACAACTGTTGGCTTCTATTTCTCTACAATG TTGACGGTTCTTACTTTGTATATATTCTTATATGGGAGGGCATACCTG GCACTTTCTGGAGTTGGAGATACTCTTCGCGAAAGAGCTATTAGTCTGGACGACACTGCACTTAGCGCCGCCCTCAATGCTCAGTTTCTGTTTCAGATTGGTGTCTTCACTGCTGTGCCAATGATTTTGGGCTTTATTTTGGAACAGGGTTTTCTCAAG GCCATTGTCAGTTTCACAACGATGCAGTTTCAGCTATGTACTGTCTTCTTCACATTTTCACTTGGCACAAGAACCCATTATTTTGGACGGACAATTCTTCATGGTGGTGCAAGG TACCAAGCCACTGGAAGAGGGTTTGTCGTCAAGCATATCACATTTTCTGAGAACTACCGTCTTTACTCCAGAAGTCATTTTGTCAAAGG GCTGGAAGTTATTCTCTTACTGGTTGTCTACCTTGCGTATGGAAATGATAAGGCTGGTGCTGTTTCCTACATTCTTCTGACTGTTAGCAGCTGGTTTTTGGCTGGTTCTTGGCTTTTTGCTCCTTTCCTGTTCAACCCTGCTGGATTTGAGTGGCAAAA AGTGGTGGTGGACTTCACAGAATGGACAAATTGGCTCTTTTACAGAGGTGGAATCGGTGTGAAAGGATCTGAAAGCTGGGAAGCTTGGTGGGAAGAAGAACTG TCTCACATTCGGACCTTGAGCGGGAGGATAATGGAGACTATATTAAGTCTACGCTTCTTTGTCTTCCAGTATGGTATTGTCTACAAACTGAAACTACAAGGATCAGATACATCATTTTCG ATCTATGGTTGGTCATGGGCTGCATtagcaatctttttttttcttttcaag GTCTTTACCTTCAGTCGGAAGATTTCTGTTAGTTTCCAGCTTGTGCTGAGACTTGCACAAGGCATTACCTTCTTGGTGGCTTTAGCTGTCGTAACCGTAGGGGTTGTACTCACAGACTTGTCAGTGACAGACATATTCGCTACTGTATTAGCCCTTATACCAACTGGATGGGGAATCCTCTCT ATTGCGTGCGCTTGGAAGCCAATCATAAAGCGAATTGGGATGTGGAAGTCGATCCGTTCACTAGCAAGGCTGTATGATGCAGGAATGGGAATGCTCATATTCCTTCCCGTTGCGTTCTGCTCGTGGTTCCCATTTCTCTCGACGTTCCAAACTCGTATGATGTTTAACCAAGCGTTTAGCCGTGGTCTAGAGATCTCTCTCATCCTCGCAGGAAACCATCCTAATTCAGACCTTTGA
- the LOC103859205 gene encoding ankyrin repeat and SAM domain-containing protein 6 — translation MYADRLESESGTRKLLKDRINGGSSDNSTPSRRVTGKRQRQDDKWEHDLFGSDKPQLSNRRVDSGDLRMKLQKRHHGSQSGSGVRDLREKLSGTMNVQPISKVETARPSLKSLVTGTATETTRKTSSQATRKKSQQAGASVDSFLESLGLEKYSTAFQVEEVDMDALMHMTDDDLKAMLIPMGPRKKILLALGSKR, via the exons ATGTATGCTGATAGATTGGAGTCTGAGTCTGGAACCAGGAAACTCTTAAAGGATCGAATCAATGGCGGTTCTAGCGACAACTCTACTCCCTCGCGACGAGTGACTGGGAAAAG GCAAAGACAGGATGACAAATGGGAGCATGATCTTTTCGGTAGTGACAAGCCTCAACTCTCAA ATCGCAGAGTTGATTCTGGAGACCTTCGAATGAAGCTCCAGAAGAGACATCATGGGTCTCAAAGTGGTTCAGGCGTGAGGGATTTAAGGGAAAAGCTCTCTGGGACAATGAATGTGCAACCAATATCTAAAGTGGAGACTGCTAGACCGAGCTTGAAGAGTTTAGTGACTGGAACTGCAACAGAGACTACTAGAAAAACTTCAAGTCAAGCTACCAGGAAGAAGTCACAGCAG GCTGGTGCATCGGTTGATAGCTTTCTGGAATCATTGGGTCTCGAGAAATACTCAACTGCTTTTCAAGTGGAAGAA GTTGATATGGATGCTCTCATGCATATGACTGATGATGACCTCAAGGCTATGCTTATACCAATG GGCCCCAGGAAGAAGATACTTCTTGCATTGGGATCAAAACGCTAA